The DNA window GTTGCGCACGGGCGATATCCTCTCCTCTTTTTTATACCATTCGCGCGCGAGAATATCAGCAAGCAGATTCAGACAATAACGCCCCGGCGACCAAGAGGTCCCGGGGCGAGCCGATTTATTTCAACTTGGAAAATGCTCTCTCCGCCGCGGCGATCGTCGCCGCGACGTCTTCTTCGGCATGGGCGGTCGTGAGAAACCACGCCTCGTACTTGGAGGGCGCGAGCAGCACGCCCTCGTCCAGCATGAGCTTGAAGAAGCGGCCGAACGTCTCGCCGTCCGCGTCCTGCGCCTCGTCGTAGTTCGTGACGGGGTGGCCGCAGAAGTGCGTGGACAGCGCACCGCGCACCCGGTTGATCGTCAGCGGCACGCCGTGCGCGTTCGCCGCGGCTTGCAGTCCGTCTTGCAGCTTGCGGCCGAGCGCGTCGAGTCGTTCGTACGTGCCGGGACGGGCGAGCTCGACGACGCAAGCGAGGCCCGCCGAGACGCTCATCGGGTTGCCGGCGTGGGTGCCCGCCTGGTACGCGGGACCGAGCGGCGCGACCTGCGCCATAATGTCCTCGCGTCCGCCGTAAGCGCCGATAGGAAGGCCGCCGCCGATAATTTTGCCGAGGGCGGTGAGGTCCGGCTCGATGGCGGCGGCGTCGGTCGCGCCGGCGCCTTCGAGGAACGTCGACGCGGCGCCCCAGTGAAAGCGGAACGCGGTAATGACTTCGTCGTAGATGACGAGCGCGCCAACGTCGTGCGCCAACCGGCGGACGCCTTCGAGGAAGCCGGGCGCCGGCGCCACGATGCCGAAGTTGCCGACGATCGGCTCCACGAGCACGGCCGCCGTTTCGGCGCCCCAGCGTTCGAGCGCTTGCCTCAGGCCGTCGAGGTCGTTGAACGGCACCGTGATCACCTCGGATGCGACGCCTTGCGGCACGCCGGCGCTGTCCGGCACGCCGAGCGTCGACGGGCCGGAACCGGCGGCGACGAGCACAAGGTCGGAGTGGCCGTGATAGCAGCCTGCGAACTTGATGATCTTCGTGCGGCCCGTGTACGCGCGCGCCACTCGGATCGTCGTCATGACGGCCTCCGTCCCCGAGTTCGTAAAGCGCACCTTATTTAATGAAGGAATCGCTTTCTTCAGCTGCTTGGCGAACTCGATTTCGAGCTCGGTCGGCGTGCCGTAGAGGGCGCCGTTCAGCGCCGCTTTGTGAATCGCCTCGGTGACGGCCGGGTGGTTGTGGCCGAGAATGATCGGCCCGTACGCGGCCAGGTAGTCGATGTAGCGATTGTCGTCTGCGTCCCAGAAGTAGGCGCCTTGGCCGCGCTTCATAAAGACGGGAGCCCCCCCGCCGACCGCCTTGAACGAGCGCGAAGGACTGTTTACGCCCCCGACGATATGTTGTAACGCTTCATTATATAGCGCTTCGGATTTGGATCGGTTCATGAGGCTTGCACACCTTTCTGATATGTATGATTCCTGTAAGGGAACCGGCATATACAAATTCAAGGTGTTCCTAGCCTGTTCCTCCTAGAAACCTGTACTTTTTTCGGAGATGGCTTGTATGGTTGTTACCGTTCAAGAGCTGAATTTAGATTTGAACAATCACGTTACCTTTTTTACGTTCGGTCTCTACATATCTGTGGGCATCCGGCAGGCGCTCCAGCGGATACCGATGATCGATCACGGCGTTCAGCGTTCCATTTCTTGCGAGCTCTACGAGAAACGCCAAATTCGTTTTGTTTTGCATAAGGCCGGCTGCTGCAAAAACAGCCCGTTTGCCCTTAAACAGGGAAGTCCACATCATCTGTAAAATGATAGACGGCTTGGGTACGGTAGTCAGATAAATTCCCTTGGAGGTAAGGACACGCTTGCATGCCGAGAAGGAGCGTTTGCCTACAGCATCAAAGACGACATCATAAGCTTTGTCCGTTTTCGTAAAATCCTCCCGGGTATAGTCGATAATGAAATCTGCCCCTGCTTTCCTTACCAGACTTTCGTTGCCGGCAGAGCAAACACCGGTTACTTCAGCGCCGAAGTGTTTGGCTAATTGCACAGCGTAGATGCCGACAGCCCCCGAGGCACCGTTAATCAGCACTTTCTGTCCCTTCCTCAACGTTGCCTTATCTCTTAGAAACGTCAATGCGGTGGCACCCCCGTCACAGACACCTACGGCCTCTTCAAAGGTGATGTTGTCCGGTATGACCACAAGAGGGCTCTCTTCGGAAAGACACTTATATTCGGCATAAGCACCGAAGTTTTTGATGCTCATCCCCAGAATACGATCCCCTACTTTAAACTGCTTTACTTCTTTGCCGACCGCTTCGACCTCGCCGGCTAATTCGCATCCTCCAATTGCGAATTTCGGTCTGGACAATCCATACAACAATTTAACCATAAGCGGATCGCCCTTGCGAAAAGCACAATCCGACGGCCCTACTGCGGCGGCGTGGATCCGTATAAGTACTTCATTGTTTCCTGGCGACGGTTTCGCGACTTCTCGCGGGACGATTACCTCCGGCGGACCATACGAGATTTGGACCATGGCTCTCATGGGTTTTCCCTCCTGCATTTTTTTGTAATCCACCGCAAACGGTCCTTTACAAAAGGCTCTTCGACGAATGAAAATGGATAGGAGAAATCATGGAAAAGAAGGAGATGAAGAGAAGCGTTAATGAAAAACGTTTTTTACAAGTTTATGTCGAGATGGACTTCCCTTAACGAGGAAGATCAGCGAGCCATTGTGGATGAGATTCATATAGAAGAATTTAAAAAGGGAACCGTTCTTTTTAAACAAGGAGATGCCCCAACCAAATGTTATTTTGTCCTGAAAGGCTGCGTAAGGCAGTATACGATCGATGAAGATGGAAGAGAGGTCACATCCAATTTCTTTACAGAAGAGCAATTCATCGCCATCTTCAATCATCACAAACCGGACAAATCGTCCGATTTCACCTTCATGTGCGTTGAAGATTCGGTAATGGTCGTCGGAGATCTGAATACGGAACAGGACATGTACAACAAACACCCTCAATTGGAGTTAATGACCCACAGGATGATCGAGGAGTTCTTAAGTCAGGTCCAAGAGGAATTCGCTGCTTTTATCGCTTCTACGCCTGAAGAACGCTTCAAGACGCTGTTAATGAAACGCCCGTCTCTTATCGACCGGGTACCCCAACATCAATTGGCCAGTTATCTCGGCATTACTCCGGAGTCATTAAGCAGAATTAAGAAGCGAATCCACCAAGACCTTCTCTGAACCGGCTGACCCTTTCCTTGAAATACCCATGACCCCCTGAAGTTCAAGTAATGATTACATTGTAACTAGAGGGATGTTTACGTGCATTGACTTAAGTCAAGAGACGAGGTATATAGTCTATAATTTGATAGCGCACATTTCGGGGGCAATTCGGAGCGGACTGCAAATGTCCAAGGAGCAGCCTTATTTACATTTCCCACCGTTCAGTGCGACCTGATAAGCCGACTCCCAGCGGTCATAGAGCATAATGAGTCCGACCGGAACGACATAACGCAGGACCGACAGGAAGAGATTCCAATGATAGTAAATTAGCCAGCCCTGGCTGTAAGCGAAGACGGCGATAAAGGCCCCGATGCCGGCGATCGCGGCAAATACGGCGGGCTTCAGCCGATGAGGCGTCATTGGAATGAAAAGAGCGCACAGTACGGATAAAATATCGCCGGTGACGAGCTCCGCCACTCGGCAGTCGGTGATGATATTGTGGAATAAGCCGGGTTTGAACTGGTATAGCTTCAGTAGGGGCAGGGCGAACACGGCGCTTACCCACATCAGGATCATGTGGGAGAAGCAGAGAAGCCGGAGGCGATAAGGAATCGGCGGACGGTAGCTGGAGATGCGCGGCGCAAGGTAAGCGCCGAACCGAAACCCGCCCACATAGAAACATGCGGAATACAGTACACTCCAGTGCACATACGTCAAATACCCCAATTTCACATAAATCCACTCCAGGCTGACATGCAGCGCTGCAAACGCGATGGATACCCTCCAAGGGTGAGCGGTTCTTGCGGCATAATGGACGAAGATAATGAATACGAAGGGCAAAATTAAGAAATCGGAGAAGACCACGCCAAGCTCGTTGTCAAAGGCGGGATCCGTTCTTAGATGCGTCGGGAACTGGTACAGCCCGAGGACGACGTTGAACAGACCCTCAAAGAAGTCCGCCACGCCGACGCCGATGACGTAGGCGGTAACAACAGAGTGCAGCGAGAGCGTCCTTTTGCGCAACAAAATCGCCATCCACAGCGAAATCGCAGCTAAATTGACGAGATATAACATGTAAGCCGCCCGCTTCCGTTTTTCATTATTTTGGTACGCGGCGGCCTTTTTATACACCTCCTCAGGCGAAATGTCAGCAGGATACTCCAGAATCGGGCGGGAACAAGTACTCCGACGATGCGACAAAAAAGGGCCGCACCCGCGCGCAAAAGCGCTTCGGGGCGGCCCCTTTCTCCGTAAAATTATCCGTCGCTGCCCTCGTCCGGACCGCCGAGCGCGGCGTCCTTCGGATCGGCGTCGCGGACCGGCGGCGCCGCCGTCTTCGCGAACGACTCCGCGATGAACTCCTGCAGGTCGTCGGGGTCGACCGTCAGCACCGACGCGCCGCCGACCGATTCCTCGCGCAGCAGGTTCGAAGGCGGCAGCTGCACGCCGGCTACCTCGTTCGCCTTCGCCTCGAAGCCAAGCGCGCCGAGCTTGATCATCTCCGTCACCGACAAATTCGACTCGATGTACGGATCGATCGCGGCCAAGATACGCGGCAGCCGCAGCAGCGACGTCGTCGTCTGCAGCTTCTGCGCGACGGCCGTCATGAAGTTCCGCTGACGCTCCGTCCGAGCGAAGTCGCTGAGCGCGTCATGCCGGAAGCGGACGTATTGCAGCGCCGTGCGGCCGTCCATATGCTGCATGCCGGCTTTCAGGTCGATGTCGTACTCCGGACCGTCGGCGCGCGACGTATAACGCATATCCTTCTCGACCTCGAAGTCGATGCCGCCGATCTCGTCGATCAGATGGACGAACCCTTCGAAGTCCGTATATACATAATACTGAATATTAAGGCCGGTCAGTTCGCTCGCCGCGCGCATCGCGAGCTTCGGCCCGCCGAGCACGATCGCCGTGTTGATCCGCTCCGATCCGTGGCCGGGGATGCGCACGTACGTATCGCGCAGCAACGAGAACAGATGCGCCTTCTTCGTCACCGGATCGATCGACGCGATCATCATCGTATCCGAGCGCGGAATTTCGTTCTTCTTGAGACCGCGGGAATCGCCGCCGAGCAGCAGCACGTTCACCCGGTCGGTGCCTTCCCACTTCGGCGTCTCGTATTCGACTTCTTCCACGTTCGTCGTCCCCGAAGTCGCGGAAGGCTTCTGCTCTTCGAAATCCTTGAATCTCGAATCTTCAGGTCGATCGTCCGCGAAGCTGTAAAAGGAATATCCATAATATCCGATGACGCCGAGCGTCAACACGACGATCGTAATGGCGGCGGTCCTCAGCCAGGTCATGTCGCTTTTCCTCCGTCCGGGGTAATGGTATCATTATCATCAAGTTCCGCGCGCTTTAGCCGTTCTACCAATCGCATCCAACTAAAAATATATAACGTCGACACGGCGGCGAAAGTTGCGCGCCCTTAGTATTATAGCGATAAACCATTAACCGCATCAAGGAAAAGGAAAGAGGAACCGTAACGTATGCTAGCGATCGACGTCGAACGACTACGCAAGCAGTTTCGCGTCCAGAAGAGCCGGGAAGGCCTCAAAGGCGCGATCCGCGACTTGTTTCAGAGAGAATACCGCGAAGTGACCGCGGTGAACGATATCAGCTTCCAAATTCCGCAAGGGGAAATCTGCGGGTATATCGGCGAGA is part of the Paenibacillus antri genome and encodes:
- a CDS encoding glutamate-1-semialdehyde 2,1-aminomutase, which codes for MNRSKSEALYNEALQHIVGGVNSPSRSFKAVGGGAPVFMKRGQGAYFWDADDNRYIDYLAAYGPIILGHNHPAVTEAIHKAALNGALYGTPTELEIEFAKQLKKAIPSLNKVRFTNSGTEAVMTTIRVARAYTGRTKIIKFAGCYHGHSDLVLVAAGSGPSTLGVPDSAGVPQGVASEVITVPFNDLDGLRQALERWGAETAAVLVEPIVGNFGIVAPAPGFLEGVRRLAHDVGALVIYDEVITAFRFHWGAASTFLEGAGATDAAAIEPDLTALGKIIGGGLPIGAYGGREDIMAQVAPLGPAYQAGTHAGNPMSVSAGLACVVELARPGTYERLDALGRKLQDGLQAAANAHGVPLTINRVRGALSTHFCGHPVTNYDEAQDADGETFGRFFKLMLDEGVLLAPSKYEAWFLTTAHAEEDVAATIAAAERAFSKLK
- a CDS encoding NAD(P)-dependent alcohol dehydrogenase; its protein translation is MRAMVQISYGPPEVIVPREVAKPSPGNNEVLIRIHAAAVGPSDCAFRKGDPLMVKLLYGLSRPKFAIGGCELAGEVEAVGKEVKQFKVGDRILGMSIKNFGAYAEYKCLSEESPLVVIPDNITFEEAVGVCDGGATALTFLRDKATLRKGQKVLINGASGAVGIYAVQLAKHFGAEVTGVCSAGNESLVRKAGADFIIDYTREDFTKTDKAYDVVFDAVGKRSFSACKRVLTSKGIYLTTVPKPSIILQMMWTSLFKGKRAVFAAAGLMQNKTNLAFLVELARNGTLNAVIDHRYPLERLPDAHRYVETERKKGNVIVQI
- a CDS encoding Crp/Fnr family transcriptional regulator; its protein translation is MKNVFYKFMSRWTSLNEEDQRAIVDEIHIEEFKKGTVLFKQGDAPTKCYFVLKGCVRQYTIDEDGREVTSNFFTEEQFIAIFNHHKPDKSSDFTFMCVEDSVMVVGDLNTEQDMYNKHPQLELMTHRMIEEFLSQVQEEFAAFIASTPEERFKTLLMKRPSLIDRVPQHQLASYLGITPESLSRIKKRIHQDLL
- a CDS encoding LCP family protein, with translation MTWLRTAAITIVVLTLGVIGYYGYSFYSFADDRPEDSRFKDFEEQKPSATSGTTNVEEVEYETPKWEGTDRVNVLLLGGDSRGLKKNEIPRSDTMMIASIDPVTKKAHLFSLLRDTYVRIPGHGSERINTAIVLGGPKLAMRAASELTGLNIQYYVYTDFEGFVHLIDEIGGIDFEVEKDMRYTSRADGPEYDIDLKAGMQHMDGRTALQYVRFRHDALSDFARTERQRNFMTAVAQKLQTTTSLLRLPRILAAIDPYIESNLSVTEMIKLGALGFEAKANEVAGVQLPPSNLLREESVGGASVLTVDPDDLQEFIAESFAKTAAPPVRDADPKDAALGGPDEGSDG